One window of Acomys russatus chromosome 28, mAcoRus1.1, whole genome shotgun sequence genomic DNA carries:
- the Nxph4 gene encoding neurexophilin-4, producing MRLLPEWLLLLFGPWLLRKAVSGQISESGRPQYLELRPAMAGGGARGQQLPAPGSSEGLGATRSWSWAWPANHTRALAKPGAVGGLPAPRTKRKPSIKAARAKKIFGWGDFYFRVHTLKFSLLVTGKIVDHVNGTFSVYFRHNSSSLGNLSVSIVPPSKRVEFGGVWLPGPAPHPLQSTLSLEGVLPGLGPPLGMAGQGLGGNLGGALAGPLGGALGVPGAKESRAFNCHVEYEKTNRARKHRPCLYDPSQVCFTEHTQSQAAWLCAKPFKVICIFVSFLSFDYKLVQKVCPDYNFQSEHPYFG from the coding sequence GCAGTCAGTGGCCAAATCTCTGAGTCCGGAAGGCCGCAGTACCTGGAACTGCGCCCCGCCATGGCCGGAGGGGGCGCCCGCGGCCAGCAGCTCCCGGCACCCGGGTCTTCCGAGGGTCTGGGCGCAACCCGCTCCTGGAGCTGGGCCTGGCCCGCTAACCACACCCGGGCGCTGGCGAAGCCCGGGGCTGTCGGCGGCCTGCCCGCGCCGCGCACTAAGAGGAAGCCATCCATTAAAGCGGCCCGCGCCAAGAAGATTTTCGGCTGGGGGGACTTTTACTTTCGTGTGCATACCCTCAAGTTCTCTCTGCTGGTGACCGGCAAGATCGTGGACCATGTGAACGGCACTTTCAGTGTGTACTTCCGTCACAATTCGTCCAGCCTGGGTAACCTAAGCGTCAGTATCGTGCCGCCCTCCAAGCGCGTGGAGTTCGGGGGCGTCTGGCTGCCTGGGCCTGCCCCTCATCCTCTGCAGTCTACGCTGTCACTAGAGGGGGTACTCCCTGGACTGGGGCCCCCTCTGGGAATGGCGGGGCAAGGGCTGGGGGGCAACCTTGGGGGCGCACTTGCCGGCCCTCTCGGAGGCGCGCTGGGAGTGCCCGGGGCCAAAGAGTCGCGCGCTTTTAATTGCCACGTGGAATACGAGAAGACAAACCGCGCTCGCAAGCACCGCCCGTGCCTGTACGACCCGTCGCAGGTGTGCTTTACTGAGCACACCCAGAGCCAGGCCGCCTGGCTCTGCGCCAAGCCTTTTAAGGTCATCTGTATCTTCGTCTCCTTCCTCAGTTTTGACTACAAACTGGTGCAGAAGGTGTGCCCAGACTATAACTTCCAGAGTGAGCACCCCTACTTTGGATAA